Genomic DNA from Paenibacillus borealis:
CCGGGCTTAGAGCCGGCAATCAGCTCACCGACAAAGGCCCCTAGGAACGGGCCGATCAGCAGACCAAAGGCCGGAATAAGAAAGGGGCCAATAATCAGGCCGATCGTGCTGCCGATGACAGACGCCCGTGAGCCGCCGAACTTTTTGACTCCCCAGGCCCCGACCACATAATCAGCAACGAACAGGACCACTACAATCAGTGTCTGGATAATCCAGAACCAGGCGCCGAAGGAGTGGAAGGAAAAGAACCAGCCGTATACGAAGAAGGCCAGATAAATCGCCAGCGCGCCCGGCAGGATTGGATATACCGCTCCTGCCAGCCCTACTGCAAACAAAGCAATGATCAGAATCCAACCCAGGATCGTCAATTCCTTCAACTCCTCAAGTTTTGTTTTGGATAG
This window encodes:
- a CDS encoding DUF456 domain-containing protein, which encodes MTILGWILIIALFAVGLAGAVYPILPGALAIYLAFFVYGWFFSFHSFGAWFWIIQTLIVVVLFVADYVVGAWGVKKFGGSRASVIGSTIGLIIGPFLIPAFGLLIGPFLGAFVGELIAGSKPGKAVKVSFGSLLGLFSSTVVKIILQIVMVVLFFIWIGRY